Proteins encoded by one window of bacterium:
- a CDS encoding glycosyltransferase family 2 protein, with protein sequence MDRPDKVASTLSLVIPAYNEEKRLDSHGHAFEYIRSIFRTVEILYVDDGSTDGTFLRLLDYEKQNPHVRILRHERNLGKGRAVRTGMEAATGDLVLFSDVDFSTPIEEVQKLLHCIHNGFDVAFGSRGVPGSNVEIRQSLLRQVTGKIGNAIVQSLLLLPYTDTQCGFKLYKAEALKIILPRLTVDGFAFDMEMLAVALAHGLKVAEVPVTWRNVLDSRVRAIHNLEVLQDVLRIRYRMAMGYYS encoded by the coding sequence ATGGATCGTCCGGACAAGGTTGCCAGCACGCTCTCGCTTGTGATTCCCGCGTACAATGAAGAAAAGCGTCTGGACTCTCATGGTCACGCTTTCGAATATATTAGAAGTATCTTCCGAACCGTAGAAATCCTCTACGTAGACGATGGCAGCACAGATGGAACGTTTCTTCGGCTGCTTGACTATGAGAAGCAAAATCCGCATGTAAGGATTTTGCGGCACGAACGGAATCTTGGGAAAGGCAGAGCTGTACGGACAGGGATGGAGGCAGCAACGGGAGATCTGGTGCTTTTCTCCGATGTTGATTTTTCAACGCCGATCGAAGAAGTTCAAAAATTGCTTCACTGTATTCACAATGGTTTTGATGTTGCGTTTGGCAGCAGGGGCGTTCCTGGTTCGAATGTAGAGATTCGCCAATCCTTATTGCGCCAGGTAACGGGAAAGATTGGAAATGCGATTGTTCAAAGCCTCTTGCTTCTTCCTTATACAGATACTCAATGCGGATTTAAACTGTACAAGGCGGAAGCGCTTAAAATAATTCTACCCAGACTCACCGTGGATGGGTTTGCGTTTGATATGGAAATGCTTGCTGTCGCCCTTGCTCATGGTTTGAAAGTAGCGGAAGTTCCCGTGACGTGGAGGAATGTTTTAGACAGCAGAGTGCGAGCCATCCACAACCTGGAAGTATTACAAGATGTTCTCAGGATCCGTTACCGGATGGCAATGGGTTACTATTCCTGA
- a CDS encoding glycosyltransferase family 4 protein, which produces MDYYQPTSFGQKIQKVFRLYKILFLKDLSPATPVTQKCFALMMVVPSVDRVGGYERQALELSQSLTETGNLVSIVSHPAGSFPKREFRNGFLVHRLEGSGITLFFRLALFLFAKRKRFDMLHAHGVTGFSLIAARLAALLGRPVCLKPATRDDLNTIVSKSSLKHRFYKRWLKRIDHWIVISRELKEELASCNVPESKIHCVPNFVNSVKFTKASPERREVLRKRFSIPSNQVVFLFLGRLEKRKGVDYLLEAWRMDPCGILWIVGSGSEEERLKKQAESQGLPNIQFHGSTLKPLDYYQAANVFVLPSIKEGFPNVLLEAMSCGLPCIATEIGGVVDLLQQDQQGLLVETAAIEPLSKALRRAADSRADRMRWSMSAMQTVRDKYDRSQVTAQYLQLYSQWLR; this is translated from the coding sequence ATGGACTACTATCAACCCACCTCCTTCGGGCAAAAAATTCAGAAAGTTTTCAGGCTATACAAAATTCTTTTCTTGAAAGACTTATCACCCGCAACACCGGTCACTCAAAAATGTTTTGCTCTAATGATGGTGGTCCCTTCCGTCGATCGAGTAGGTGGATACGAGCGCCAGGCGCTTGAGCTTTCCCAGTCTTTAACAGAAACAGGAAATCTTGTGAGCATCGTGAGCCATCCCGCCGGAAGTTTCCCTAAACGCGAATTTCGAAACGGTTTTCTTGTTCATCGTTTGGAAGGCTCAGGCATAACCCTGTTTTTTCGACTGGCTTTGTTTCTATTTGCGAAGAGAAAACGCTTTGACATGCTTCATGCACACGGTGTCACGGGTTTTTCGTTGATCGCTGCGAGATTGGCTGCGCTTCTGGGCCGGCCAGTGTGTTTAAAGCCCGCAACGCGCGATGATTTGAACACAATTGTTTCGAAATCCTCGTTGAAGCATCGTTTTTATAAACGATGGTTGAAAAGGATTGATCATTGGATCGTAATCAGCAGGGAACTGAAGGAGGAGCTTGCGTCCTGTAATGTTCCCGAAAGCAAAATTCATTGCGTCCCCAATTTTGTGAACAGTGTGAAATTTACGAAAGCCTCGCCCGAAAGGAGAGAAGTTCTCAGGAAACGATTCTCCATTCCCTCAAATCAGGTCGTTTTTCTTTTTTTGGGAAGACTTGAAAAACGAAAAGGAGTCGATTACCTCCTGGAAGCGTGGAGAATGGATCCTTGCGGGATTTTGTGGATCGTGGGTTCGGGATCTGAAGAGGAGCGTCTGAAAAAACAGGCTGAGAGTCAGGGGCTGCCTAACATTCAATTTCATGGCAGCACTCTAAAGCCCCTGGATTACTATCAGGCAGCAAATGTGTTTGTACTCCCTTCCATAAAAGAAGGGTTTCCGAATGTTTTGCTGGAAGCTATGAGCTGCGGCCTTCCGTGCATCGCAACTGAAATCGGCGGAGTGGTCGATTTGCTCCAACAGGATCAACAGGGCCTGCTTGTGGAAACTGCGGCGATTGAACCTTTGAGTAAAGCATTGCGCAGGGCTGCGGATTCGCGGGCGGACCGGATGCGATGGAGCATGAGTGCGATGCAGACTGTGCGTGACAAGTATGACCGGTCGCAAGTCACCGCGCAGTATTTGCAGCTTTATTCTCAATGGTTGCGATGA
- a CDS encoding GDP-L-fucose synthase, translating into MNLAGKRVTVTGGGGFLGSFVVEQLQKKGCANVFVPRSKEYDLREASSLIRLFEDAKPDVLIHLAGVVGGIGANRAHPARFFYDSAIMGIQIIEYARRYQVEKMVCIGTVCSYPKFTPVPFQEQNLWAGYPEETNAPYGLAKKMLLVQLQAYRREFEFPGIYLIPVNLYGPRDNFDLETSHVIPALIRKCAEAKTQSLPSVTVWGTGRATREFLYVEDAAQGIIAATEAYSKTEPVNLGSGGEISIRELVDLIKEAVGFEGSVQWDDTKPDGQPRRCLDTSRAFEEFGWRSKTSFRDGITKTIRWYLSQL; encoded by the coding sequence ATGAACCTGGCTGGCAAGCGGGTAACTGTCACAGGTGGGGGAGGTTTTCTTGGGTCTTTTGTAGTGGAACAGCTTCAAAAAAAAGGCTGTGCAAATGTTTTCGTGCCACGCAGCAAAGAGTACGACCTCCGAGAAGCGAGTTCCTTAATTCGATTATTTGAAGATGCCAAACCGGATGTGTTAATTCATCTTGCAGGTGTGGTGGGAGGCATTGGCGCGAATCGCGCGCACCCGGCTCGGTTTTTTTACGATAGTGCGATTATGGGAATTCAAATCATTGAATATGCGCGCCGGTATCAGGTCGAAAAGATGGTTTGCATCGGCACGGTCTGTTCCTATCCCAAATTCACGCCGGTTCCGTTCCAGGAACAAAATTTATGGGCCGGCTATCCCGAAGAGACCAATGCTCCCTATGGTCTGGCGAAAAAGATGCTTTTGGTTCAGCTGCAAGCTTACCGGCGGGAATTCGAATTTCCCGGCATTTATCTAATTCCCGTAAATCTCTATGGGCCTCGTGACAATTTTGATCTCGAAACTTCCCATGTAATTCCCGCTTTGATTCGTAAATGCGCAGAGGCCAAAACTCAATCCTTGCCGAGTGTCACCGTCTGGGGAACAGGAAGAGCAACACGCGAATTCCTGTATGTTGAAGATGCCGCTCAAGGAATCATTGCTGCTACAGAGGCCTATTCGAAAACTGAACCGGTCAATCTGGGTTCAGGCGGAGAAATCAGCATTCGGGAGCTGGTTGATTTGATTAAGGAAGCAGTTGGCTTTGAAGGATCGGTGCAATGGGATGATACCAAACCGGATGGGCAACCGCGGCGTTGTTTAGATACAAGCCGGGCATTTGAAGAATTCGGCTGGCGCTCCAAAACCTCCTTCCGCGATGGGATCACAAAAACGATCCGCTGGTATCTATCGCAGTTATAA
- a CDS encoding M28 family peptidase yields the protein MTRSRILSFLILCVISACVYFFFFRKSNALDNYANDLEDLIIRESIAANMKVFAAKPHRAGTPENHAVGHRIMKELQSSGATVSTTEYSVELPEPGSGSLFLTAPDAQEIPYSEKVFQQDPYTTLSGQEKPYFAYIPDSDIEGEIIYANYGDRADYEYLKQQGISVAGKIALVRAQGSCRGMKQMIAEEEGLSGLLLFPEPKDHGFRKQPYPGGPGLHSLVAQRGSMLKFFVYPGDPFTAVKDEREPTLPTVAALPVTTEAAELLFQRLDGISNSAWKGWLSNSYPIGPGPARVRIQYQSRRESKKIRNIFGRIEGTNTLEPALMVSCHYDAWIYGASDPGSGTAAVLETAKALLQLRKNGWKPKRDILFAFWDAEEYGMIGSTNWVHHHLPQARGGIANLLFVDSVRGPVFSATLLPGLRGLLDDVLKYCTDPNTGKSVLEFHTQYDMPGFSDDTIPFSNLAGVPLGQLNYGIHYPMYHSIYDNLTWMERFGDPGYSYAANLSRILALYAIRLTNEDRLPFRFSEFATHYEKQLSKVLLENMQGKEQTAQINELIATVKEVGALGAKLETDDIRRISAENRKRMNTFLLQASLSFTEEPGKTTVPFRYRNVVAGPSPDNECAGIELPGLNRALRQNSKERLHHEMDRLHEAFLKSKEYLQQAVSVLDSRSGR from the coding sequence GTGACGCGATCCAGAATTCTTTCCTTCCTGATTCTCTGCGTGATCTCTGCCTGCGTCTACTTCTTTTTTTTCCGGAAAAGCAATGCTCTGGATAACTACGCGAATGATCTCGAAGACCTGATCATTCGTGAGAGTATTGCAGCAAATATGAAGGTTTTTGCGGCAAAACCGCATCGGGCCGGCACACCTGAAAATCACGCAGTAGGCCATAGGATAATGAAAGAGTTGCAATCGAGTGGCGCTACAGTTTCAACCACCGAATATTCCGTTGAACTCCCGGAACCAGGAAGCGGTTCCCTTTTCCTGACTGCTCCAGACGCGCAGGAAATTCCGTATTCGGAAAAGGTTTTTCAGCAAGACCCCTATACAACACTTTCAGGTCAGGAAAAGCCGTATTTTGCTTACATTCCGGACAGCGATATCGAAGGAGAAATTATCTACGCAAACTACGGAGACCGAGCGGATTATGAATATCTGAAACAACAAGGCATTTCTGTTGCCGGGAAGATTGCGCTTGTGCGGGCGCAGGGGAGCTGCCGTGGGATGAAACAGATGATTGCGGAGGAAGAGGGATTATCAGGGCTTTTGTTATTTCCGGAACCGAAAGATCACGGTTTTAGAAAACAACCCTATCCGGGTGGCCCCGGCCTTCATTCGCTGGTAGCTCAGCGAGGTTCCATGCTCAAATTCTTTGTATATCCAGGCGACCCATTTACGGCAGTAAAAGATGAAAGAGAACCAACATTACCGACTGTAGCGGCACTGCCGGTTACGACCGAGGCGGCGGAGCTTCTTTTTCAAAGACTGGACGGAATCTCGAACTCTGCCTGGAAAGGCTGGTTGTCCAATTCCTACCCGATCGGGCCCGGACCGGCTCGTGTGAGAATTCAGTATCAAAGCCGCCGTGAATCGAAAAAGATACGGAATATTTTCGGAAGGATAGAAGGTACTAATACGTTAGAACCAGCGCTGATGGTGAGTTGTCATTATGATGCATGGATCTATGGCGCCTCTGACCCTGGGTCCGGTACGGCCGCGGTGCTCGAAACGGCGAAAGCGTTGTTGCAGTTGCGAAAGAACGGCTGGAAACCAAAACGGGACATCCTGTTCGCTTTTTGGGATGCCGAAGAATATGGAATGATCGGCTCTACAAATTGGGTTCACCATCACTTGCCACAAGCCCGCGGTGGAATTGCCAATCTGCTTTTTGTGGACTCCGTTCGCGGACCGGTTTTTTCGGCAACTCTTCTTCCCGGGCTCCGCGGATTGCTGGACGACGTCTTGAAATACTGCACGGATCCCAATACAGGGAAATCGGTTCTCGAATTCCATACACAGTACGACATGCCGGGTTTCAGCGATGACACCATACCTTTTTCTAATCTGGCAGGAGTGCCACTGGGACAGCTCAATTACGGAATCCACTATCCGATGTACCATTCGATCTACGACAACCTTACGTGGATGGAACGATTCGGCGATCCTGGATATTCTTACGCAGCCAATCTTTCACGTATCTTAGCTTTGTATGCAATCAGGCTGACCAATGAAGATCGCCTTCCCTTCCGTTTTTCAGAATTTGCAACTCACTATGAGAAACAACTATCCAAGGTACTTCTGGAAAATATGCAAGGAAAGGAACAGACCGCACAAATCAACGAATTGATTGCAACAGTGAAAGAAGTTGGCGCACTTGGCGCAAAATTGGAGACAGATGATATCCGCAGGATTTCCGCCGAGAATCGAAAAAGAATGAACACTTTTTTGCTCCAGGCGAGTTTGAGTTTTACGGAAGAGCCAGGTAAAACAACGGTTCCTTTCCGTTACAGGAATGTTGTTGCGGGACCCTCCCCTGACAATGAATGCGCGGGAATTGAATTACCTGGATTGAATCGTGCGCTTCGCCAAAACAGCAAGGAGCGATTGCATCACGAAATGGACCGGCTTCACGAGGCGTTCCTGAAATCGAAAGAATACCTTCAGCAAGCAGTTTCAGTTCTTGATTCCAGAAGTGGTCGATGA
- the purM gene encoding phosphoribosylformylglycinamidine cyclo-ligase, whose product MLDYKSAGVDAQKKEDSLSRLLEHVTRTFSLNLCRPLLPIGYFANVIDLRPLGYPLGIAFSTDGVGTKLLVAEAMDKYDTVGIDCVAMNVNDILCVGATPVSMVDYIAVSEANAKLLEQVARGLYAGCEMAGVNLSGGEIAQVAGLLAQKPGKISFDIVGTAIGTVDPDKIVIGQHLNDGDILIGLESNGLHSNGYTLARKICFEANHFSVHQYVEEFGKTLGEELLRPTRIYVKEILEMMKKAEIKGLFHITGDGLFNLIRTAAPVGYRIEKFPDPPPIFRFLQQAGRISNEEMFRVFNMGIGFAVVTSDDSAQYNRITEIAGRAGYAAHKLGYVIADPARTITIEPFGIVGRSGSFQHQ is encoded by the coding sequence ATGCTGGATTACAAATCCGCGGGCGTTGACGCGCAAAAAAAGGAAGACAGTTTAAGTCGCCTTTTAGAGCATGTAACCCGAACGTTTTCCTTGAATCTGTGCCGTCCTCTGCTTCCGATCGGCTATTTTGCAAACGTAATTGATCTTCGCCCTCTGGGTTACCCTCTCGGCATTGCCTTTTCCACAGATGGTGTAGGAACCAAATTGCTGGTTGCTGAAGCCATGGATAAGTACGACACTGTCGGAATTGATTGTGTCGCGATGAACGTCAACGACATCCTGTGCGTGGGGGCGACCCCTGTTTCCATGGTCGATTACATCGCGGTCAGTGAAGCAAACGCCAAACTGTTAGAGCAGGTCGCCCGGGGACTGTACGCGGGATGCGAAATGGCCGGCGTCAATCTTTCCGGTGGTGAAATTGCTCAAGTGGCTGGATTGCTTGCGCAAAAACCGGGAAAAATCAGTTTTGACATTGTTGGAACAGCAATCGGCACTGTTGATCCGGACAAAATTGTAATCGGGCAGCACTTGAACGATGGAGATATTCTAATCGGCCTGGAAAGCAATGGCCTTCACAGCAATGGATATACTCTTGCCCGCAAGATCTGTTTCGAAGCGAATCATTTTTCTGTTCATCAGTATGTCGAAGAGTTCGGAAAAACGCTTGGTGAGGAATTGCTTCGGCCCACAAGAATCTACGTGAAAGAAATCCTGGAGATGATGAAGAAGGCGGAGATAAAAGGACTCTTCCATATCACTGGCGATGGTTTATTTAATTTGATTCGCACGGCGGCGCCCGTGGGTTACCGCATCGAAAAATTTCCTGATCCCCCTCCCATCTTCCGTTTTCTACAGCAAGCGGGCCGCATCTCGAACGAGGAAATGTTCCGCGTATTCAACATGGGCATTGGTTTTGCTGTTGTTACTTCTGATGATTCAGCGCAATATAACAGGATCACTGAAATCGCAGGCCGCGCGGGTTACGCTGCGCACAAACTGGGATATGTAATCGCTGATCCGGCTCGCACCATTACCATTGAACCGTTCGGAATTGTCGGGCGTTCGGGTTCTTTTCAGCATCAGTGA